One genomic segment of Catalinimonas alkaloidigena includes these proteins:
- the rsgA gene encoding ribosome small subunit-dependent GTPase A, translating into MELEGLGYEGKIATLITADAWEGFELARVIVEHKERYIVQTVQGTYHAEITGNLRFSASSRRDFPAVGDWVKVTPMDENSAVILEVFPRTSLLERQAVGKHGETQIIATNIDVAFIVQAVGHDYNLKRIERYMAICHASDIKPLIILTKIDLVQEEEVEKLVGQIKERIKHIQVIPLSNETQKGFDQLHAVMYPHKTYCFLGSSGVGKSTIINHLCGQEVLKTSLISSSTNKGRHTTSHRELMVLPNKSIVIDTPGMREVGMTDQAEGIEMTYDEIVELAEQCKFNDCTHTHEVGCAVLEAVNAGEISQDAYDNYLKLKREQSHFSSTLKEKRQKSKEQGKLYKAIQAEKRKHKY; encoded by the coding sequence ATGGAGCTAGAAGGTTTAGGTTATGAGGGAAAGATCGCGACACTGATCACGGCAGATGCCTGGGAAGGCTTTGAGCTGGCAAGAGTCATTGTAGAGCATAAGGAGCGATATATAGTGCAAACTGTGCAGGGCACTTATCATGCTGAAATTACCGGTAACCTAAGGTTTTCAGCCAGTAGCCGAAGGGACTTTCCCGCGGTAGGAGATTGGGTGAAAGTCACGCCCATGGATGAGAATTCGGCTGTCATTCTGGAAGTATTTCCCAGGACAAGCTTACTGGAAAGACAGGCAGTAGGCAAACATGGAGAAACGCAGATCATCGCTACCAATATAGATGTAGCCTTTATTGTTCAGGCTGTCGGTCATGATTATAACTTAAAAAGAATAGAGCGCTACATGGCTATTTGTCATGCCTCTGACATTAAGCCCCTTATCATCCTGACGAAGATTGATCTGGTGCAAGAAGAGGAAGTAGAAAAGTTAGTAGGGCAAATCAAGGAACGCATCAAGCATATTCAGGTGATCCCCCTGAGTAATGAGACCCAAAAGGGCTTTGATCAATTACATGCAGTTATGTATCCCCATAAAACTTACTGCTTCCTGGGTTCTTCCGGGGTGGGTAAATCAACCATCATCAATCATTTGTGTGGGCAGGAAGTATTAAAAACCAGCCTAATTAGCAGCAGTACCAATAAGGGCAGGCATACCACCAGCCATCGTGAACTGATGGTGCTTCCCAACAAAAGTATAGTGATTGACACACCGGGCATGCGAGAGGTAGGTATGACAGATCAGGCAGAAGGTATAGAAATGACCTATGATGAGATCGTGGAACTGGCTGAGCAGTGTAAATTTAATGACTGCACCCATACACATGAAGTAGGCTGTGCAGTATTGGAAGCTGTTAATGCAGGTGAAATTTCTCAGGATGCTTATGACAATTACCTGAAGTTAAAGCGGGAGCAAAGTCACTTTTCCAGTACCCTCAAAGAGAAACGTCAGAAAAGTAAAGAGCAGGGAAAACTATATAAAGCCATTCAGGCCGAGAAAAGGAAACACAAGTATTAA
- a CDS encoding class I SAM-dependent methyltransferase, giving the protein MRSLLAGQYLAPIRKQMVALVEAESSVIEVGCGTGDLLYQLSPKIKYGLGIDKSKSQIDYARKKADKTEIEHIEFNAIEVNTNYQPQEHFDVAIASLFFHVIPWHDAQQILSHMMRMADNILICGFCPPLTQKQTLLLWLDQRFTSHYPHFKTYQQNGYLKGLIDQTALEKVEWIDTFDPTIKIVKAVTQPV; this is encoded by the coding sequence ATGAGGTCCTTATTGGCAGGTCAATATCTGGCACCGATTAGAAAGCAGATGGTAGCTTTGGTGGAAGCCGAATCCAGCGTGATTGAGGTTGGTTGTGGCACTGGAGACCTTTTGTATCAATTGTCTCCCAAAATCAAATATGGTTTGGGTATAGACAAGTCCAAATCCCAAATTGATTATGCCCGGAAGAAGGCTGATAAAACTGAAATAGAGCATATTGAGTTTAATGCAATAGAAGTCAATACAAATTATCAGCCTCAGGAACATTTTGATGTTGCTATTGCCAGCTTATTCTTTCATGTTATCCCCTGGCATGATGCTCAGCAGATATTGAGCCATATGATGCGCATGGCTGACAACATACTGATATGTGGCTTCTGTCCTCCCCTTACTCAAAAACAGACACTCCTTTTATGGTTGGATCAGCGATTCACCTCCCATTATCCACACTTCAAAACCTACCAGCAGAATGGCTATCTGAAAGGGCTTATTGATCAAACAGCATTGGAAAAAGTGGAGTGGATAGATACTTTTGATCCTACCATAAAGATTGTGAAAGCTGTAACCCAGCCTGTGTAG
- a CDS encoding carboxypeptidase-like regulatory domain-containing protein has product MVKKSLTIAVFMLLISSPVEAQFIFGEVLDHETDSVIAYANIYFNNSFNGTTSDLDGHFKLNISQNRGQDISVSCMGYYSQSIQDFNEGTFYRVYLKPKPNMLKELVIVSDDVAREKKLKMFMNEFLGSSSNAKNCTIENPEDIRLVYFKSTHTLEAYCDAPLKIHNKALGYQITYFLEEFTHSGQRTFYKGTSIFEEDTSLTARNKKKVRIRRRKAYLGSRMHFFRALWADKLEHENFSVRNTLKGNSLSCQEIVASQGQYVKHLSSVVPLSISYARRMSYITFYQDKDILFTQNGFFDPDGHYWDGNMAQHRMGDYLPFEYTF; this is encoded by the coding sequence ATGGTAAAGAAAAGCCTAACGATAGCGGTATTTATGTTACTTATCTCCTCCCCGGTGGAAGCTCAGTTTATTTTTGGGGAAGTGTTGGATCACGAAACAGACAGTGTTATTGCCTATGCCAACATTTACTTTAATAACTCTTTTAATGGAACCACCTCCGACCTGGATGGACATTTTAAATTGAACATTAGCCAAAATCGTGGGCAGGACATTAGCGTAAGCTGTATGGGTTACTATTCCCAAAGCATTCAGGATTTTAACGAAGGCACATTCTACCGGGTTTATTTAAAACCCAAACCCAATATGTTGAAAGAACTGGTCATTGTATCGGATGATGTAGCACGAGAGAAAAAACTTAAAATGTTTATGAATGAGTTTTTGGGTAGCTCTTCCAATGCCAAAAATTGTACAATAGAAAATCCGGAGGATATTCGTTTAGTTTATTTCAAGTCTACCCATACCCTGGAAGCCTATTGTGATGCCCCGCTAAAGATTCATAACAAAGCCCTTGGATACCAGATCACTTACTTTCTGGAAGAGTTTACTCACAGTGGGCAGAGGACCTTTTACAAAGGTACTTCTATCTTTGAAGAAGATACCAGCCTTACTGCCCGTAATAAGAAAAAGGTACGGATAAGAAGAAGAAAAGCTTATTTAGGTTCAAGAATGCACTTTTTCAGGGCTTTATGGGCTGATAAGCTTGAGCATGAAAACTTTTCAGTACGTAATACTTTAAAAGGAAATTCGCTATCCTGCCAAGAAATAGTGGCCTCTCAAGGTCAATATGTGAAGCACTTGTCTTCAGTTGTTCCGCTTAGTATCTCATACGCTCGCAGGATGAGCTATATCACTTTTTATCAGGACAAAGACATATTATTTACCCAAAACGGTTTTTTTGATCCTGATGGACATTATTGGGATGGTAATATGGCTCAACATAGAATGGGAGATTACCTCCCCTTTGAATATACTTTCTGA
- a CDS encoding redoxin domain-containing protein, giving the protein MKLSEGQLAIDFKAKDINEHEIQLSCYRGKKVMLGFFRNVNCPFCNLRVHELTRLREQFEEKGLYMIIFFESRPELLKRSVFHQEVSPIPLIGDPKRKYYNQYGVERSTMKMLNTVFKKGNIDMVKQSKALNLPEEKDQEASQNLIPADFLIDEEQRIVKAYYGSNIRDHIPIEDIKAFAGL; this is encoded by the coding sequence ATGAAACTGAGTGAGGGCCAACTGGCAATTGATTTTAAGGCAAAAGATATTAATGAACACGAAATACAACTTTCCTGCTATCGGGGCAAGAAAGTTATGCTGGGCTTTTTCAGAAATGTAAACTGTCCTTTCTGTAATCTGAGGGTACACGAACTGACCAGGTTAAGAGAGCAGTTTGAGGAAAAGGGACTCTACATGATTATCTTCTTTGAAAGTCGTCCAGAATTACTGAAACGCAGTGTTTTTCACCAAGAGGTGTCACCCATCCCTCTGATTGGAGATCCCAAAAGAAAATATTATAATCAGTATGGTGTGGAAAGATCAACCATGAAAATGCTGAATACTGTTTTTAAAAAAGGGAATATAGATATGGTGAAACAGAGTAAAGCACTCAACCTTCCCGAAGAAAAAGATCAGGAAGCTTCTCAAAACCTGATCCCTGCGGATTTTCTGATAGATGAAGAACAACGTATCGTAAAGGCCTACTATGGCTCAAACATCAGGGACCATATTCCCATAGAAGACATCAAAGCTTTCGCTGGTTTATAG